Proteins encoded together in one Staphylococcus aureus window:
- a CDS encoding TetR/AcrR family transcriptional regulator, which produces MMESKSIDPRIVRTKQLLVDAFLKISREKKLSQITVKDITDIATLNRATFYAHFTDKEDLLDYTLSVTILKDLNDNLSISNVINEKVLRNIFISIASYIKDAAKSCELNSEAFCNKAHQRINNELEDIFAIMLENSYPEHQRDIIVNSASFLAAGISGLALHWFNTSQETADVFIDRNLPFLIHHIAHF; this is translated from the coding sequence ATGATGGAAAGTAAATCCATAGATCCAAGAATCGTTAGAACCAAACAATTGCTTGTCGATGCTTTTCTTAAAATTTCTAGAGAAAAGAAATTATCTCAAATTACAGTTAAAGATATCACTGATATTGCTACGCTAAATCGTGCAACATTTTACGCTCATTTCACTGATAAAGAAGACCTCCTAGACTACACATTATCTGTAACCATTTTAAAAGACTTGAATGATAATTTGAGCATTTCTAATGTCATTAATGAAAAGGTTCTGCGTAATATTTTCATTTCAATTGCGAGTTATATCAAAGATGCTGCAAAGTCTTGCGAATTAAATAGTGAAGCATTTTGCAACAAAGCACATCAACGTATTAATAATGAATTAGAAGATATTTTTGCGATTATGTTAGAAAACAGCTATCCGGAGCATCAACGAGATATCATTGTAAATAGTGCGAGTTTTTTAGCAGCTGGTATCTCAGGCTTAGCATTACATTGGTTTAACACGAGTCAAGAGACAGCCGATGTGTTTATCGATCGCAACCTTCCATTTTTAATTCATCATATAGCACATTTTTAA
- a CDS encoding CHAP domain-containing protein, with protein MKKIVTATIATAGLATIAFAGHDAQAAEQNNNGYNSNDAQSYSYTYTIDAQGNYHYTWTGNWNPSQLTQNNTYYYNNYNTYSYNNASYNNYYNHSYQYNNYTNNSQTATNNYYTGGSGASYSTTSNNVHVTTTAAPSSNGRSISNGYASGSNLYTSGQCTYYVFDRVGGKIGSTWGNASNWANAAASSGYTVNNTPKVGAIMQTTQGYYGHVAYVEGVNSNGSVRVSEMNYGHGAGVVTSRTISANQAGSYNFIH; from the coding sequence ATGAAAAAAATCGTTACAGCTACAATCGCTACAGCAGGACTTGCCACTATCGCATTTGCAGGACATGATGCACAAGCCGCAGAACAAAATAACAATGGATATAATTCTAATGACGCTCAATCATACAGCTATACGTATACAATTGATGCACAAGGTAATTATCATTACACTTGGACAGGAAATTGGAATCCAAGTCAATTAACGCAAAACAACACATACTACTACAACAACTACAATACTTATAGTTATAACAATGCATCTTACAATAACTACTATAATCATTCATATCAATACAATAACTATACAAACAATAGTCAAACAGCAACAAATAACTATTATACTGGTGGTTCAGGTGCAAGTTATAGCACAACAAGTAATAATGTTCATGTGACTACAACTGCAGCGCCATCTTCAAATGGTCGTTCAATTTCTAATGGTTATGCATCAGGAAGTAACTTATATACTTCAGGACAATGTACTTATTATGTATTTGATCGTGTTGGTGGGAAAATTGGTTCAACATGGGGTAACGCAAGTAATTGGGCTAACGCAGCTGCATCATCTGGCTATACAGTGAACAATACACCAAAAGTTGGTGCTATCATGCAAACAACACAAGGCTATTACGGTCATGTTGCTTACGTTGAAGGCGTTAACAGCAACGGTTCTGTTCGTGTTTCAGAAATGAACTATGGACATGGTGCTGGTGTGGTTACGTCTCGTACAATTTCAGCAAACCAAGCAGGTTCATATAATTTCATTCATTAA
- a CDS encoding GNAT family N-acetyltransferase, giving the protein MAINIIEYNRSYKEELIEFILSIQKNEFNIKIDRDDQPDLENIEHNYLNNGGQFWLAINNHQNIVGTIGLIRLDNNMSALKKMFVDKGYRNLKIGKKLLDKVIMTCKEQNIDGIYLGTIDKFISAQYFYSNNDFREIKRGDLPSSFPKLDVDNRFYYRNLKD; this is encoded by the coding sequence ATGGCTATAAACATAATTGAATATAATAGGTCTTATAAGGAAGAGCTAATCGAGTTTATTTTATCGATTCAAAAAAATGAATTTAATATAAAAATTGATAGAGATGATCAACCTGATTTGGAGAACATCGAACATAACTATTTGAATAATGGAGGGCAATTTTGGCTTGCAATAAACAATCATCAAAATATTGTTGGTACTATAGGTTTGATTAGACTAGATAATAATATGTCTGCACTTAAAAAAATGTTTGTTGATAAAGGTTATAGGAATTTAAAAATAGGTAAAAAACTTTTAGATAAAGTTATAATGACATGTAAAGAACAAAATATCGATGGTATTTATTTAGGAACAATTGATAAATTTATTAGTGCACAGTATTTTTATTCTAATAATGACTTCCGTGAAATTAAGCGAGGAGATTTACCAAGTAGTTTTCCTAAATTAGATGTAGATAATAGGTTTTATTACAGAAATTTAAAAGATTAA
- the isaA gene encoding lytic transglycosylase IsaA, translating into MKKTIMASSLAVALGVTGYAAGTGHQAHAAEVNVDQAHLVDLAHNHQDQLNAAPIKDGAYDIHFVKDGFQYNFTSNGTTWSWSYEAANGQTAGFSNVAGADYTTSYNQGSNVQSVSYNAQSSNSNVEAVSAPTYHNYSTSTTSSSVRLSNGNTAGATGSSAAQIMAQRTGVSASTWAAIIARESNGQVNAYNPSGASGLFQTMPGWGPTNTVDQQINAAVKAYKAQGLGAWGF; encoded by the coding sequence ATGAAAAAGACAATTATGGCATCATCATTAGCAGTGGCATTAGGTGTAACAGGTTACGCAGCAGGTACAGGACATCAAGCACACGCTGCTGAAGTAAACGTTGATCAAGCACACTTAGTTGACTTAGCGCATAATCACCAAGATCAATTAAATGCAGCTCCAATCAAAGATGGTGCATATGACATCCACTTTGTAAAAGATGGTTTCCAATATAACTTCACTTCAAATGGTACTACATGGTCATGGAGCTATGAAGCAGCTAATGGTCAAACTGCTGGTTTCTCAAACGTTGCAGGTGCAGACTACACTACTTCATACAACCAAGGTTCAAATGTACAATCAGTAAGCTACAATGCACAATCAAGTAACTCAAACGTTGAAGCTGTTTCAGCTCCAACTTACCATAACTACAGCACTTCAACTACTTCAAGTTCAGTGAGATTAAGCAATGGTAATACTGCAGGTGCTACTGGTTCATCAGCAGCTCAAATCATGGCTCAACGTACTGGTGTTTCAGCTTCTACATGGGCTGCAATCATCGCTCGTGAATCAAATGGTCAAGTAAATGCTTACAACCCATCAGGTGCTTCAGGTTTATTCCAAACTATGCCAGGTTGGGGTCCAACAAACACTGTTGACCAACAAATCAACGCAGCTGTTAAAGCATACAAAGCACAAGGTTTAGGTGCTTGGGGATTCTAA
- a CDS encoding DUF2316 family protein, giving the protein MSLNKEQRRITAEELQAHFEASTLSVQMIAEKLNVTTEDVEKVLAMTAPLGIFSHQLQRFIHLVWDVRDVINDNIKGNGQTPEPYTYLKGEKEDYWFLR; this is encoded by the coding sequence ATGTCTTTAAATAAAGAGCAAAGACGCATCACAGCTGAAGAGTTGCAAGCACATTTCGAAGCATCTACCTTATCGGTTCAAATGATTGCTGAAAAACTGAATGTCACTACAGAAGATGTGGAAAAAGTATTAGCTATGACAGCGCCACTAGGCATTTTTAGTCATCAATTACAACGATTTATTCATTTAGTATGGGATGTCAGAGATGTAATAAACGACAATATTAAAGGAAATGGACAAACACCAGAACCATATACGTATTTAAAAGGTGAAAAAGAGGACTATTGGTTTTTAAGATAA
- a CDS encoding TetR/AcrR family transcriptional regulator — protein MRKDAKENRQRIEEIAHKLFDEEGVENISMNRIAKELGIGMGTLYRHFKDKSDLCYYVIQRDLDIFITHFKQIKDDYHSNYEVMQVSLDYLLQFKIDNKALLQCIEAGNNKLRFYQSAFYQELFDFYYDLFKSDDDTYTKFKTDMLLQSLSTSVFAFQIEHRHISIEAYRNYLLNIYLDEVGRND, from the coding sequence ATGCGAAAAGATGCAAAAGAGAATAGGCAACGAATTGAAGAAATAGCGCACAAACTTTTTGATGAAGAAGGCGTTGAAAACATTAGTATGAATCGTATTGCTAAAGAACTAGGTATCGGTATGGGGACATTGTATCGACATTTCAAAGATAAAAGCGATTTATGCTACTACGTCATACAAAGAGACCTTGATATTTTTATCACTCATTTTAAGCAAATTAAAGATGACTATCATTCTAATTATGAGGTTATGCAAGTGTCGTTAGATTATCTTTTACAATTTAAAATCGATAATAAGGCACTACTGCAATGTATTGAAGCAGGCAACAATAAATTACGTTTTTACCAAAGCGCATTTTATCAAGAATTATTTGATTTTTATTATGACTTATTTAAAAGCGATGACGACACTTACACGAAGTTCAAAACAGATATGCTGTTGCAATCATTATCAACTAGTGTATTTGCCTTCCAAATAGAGCATCGCCATATTTCAATTGAAGCGTACAGAAATTATTTATTAAACATTTATTTAGATGAGGTGGGACGTAATGACTAA
- a CDS encoding PTS transporter subunit IIC, translated as MTSIKTITPKDFIFRVLSGVAIGIVAGLVPNAILGEIFKYFMDYHPIFKTLLGVVVAIQFTVPALIGALVAMKFDLSPLAIAVVASAAYVGSGAAQFKNGAWMITGIGDLINTMITAAIAVLFILLIQHRVGSMALIVFPTVVGGISGAIGVLILPYTKMITTAIGNMVNGFTELQPIVMSILISMVFSLIIISPLSTVAIAFAIGITGLAAGSASIGISATEAVLIIGTSKVNRLGVPLSVFFGGVKMMIPNMVKYPILMLPILTTAIVSGLVSALVGIHGTKESAGFGFIGMVGPINAFKFMEVDSAWLSVLLIVVAFFVVPFVTAWLADIIYRKVFRLYTNDIFKFMG; from the coding sequence ATGACATCAATTAAAACAATTACACCCAAAGATTTTATATTTAGAGTTTTATCAGGTGTCGCCATAGGTATTGTTGCGGGTTTAGTTCCTAATGCGATACTTGGAGAAATTTTTAAATACTTTATGGATTATCATCCGATTTTTAAAACGTTATTAGGCGTTGTCGTTGCAATTCAATTTACAGTACCTGCTTTGATTGGTGCATTGGTTGCCATGAAATTTGACCTATCGCCATTAGCAATTGCTGTTGTGGCAAGTGCAGCATATGTAGGAAGCGGTGCAGCGCAGTTTAAAAATGGTGCTTGGATGATTACGGGTATTGGTGATTTAATTAATACAATGATTACAGCAGCGATTGCAGTGTTATTCATTTTACTTATTCAACATCGCGTAGGTAGTATGGCATTGATTGTATTCCCAACAGTTGTTGGCGGTATTTCAGGTGCAATTGGTGTTTTAATATTGCCGTATACGAAAATGATTACAACAGCCATCGGTAATATGGTTAATGGTTTTACAGAATTACAACCGATTGTCATGAGTATTTTGATTTCAATGGTATTTAGTCTTATTATTATTTCGCCACTATCAACTGTGGCCATTGCCTTTGCGATAGGTATTACAGGTTTAGCAGCTGGATCAGCGTCAATTGGTATCTCCGCGACTGAAGCAGTATTGATAATTGGTACAAGTAAAGTGAATCGTTTAGGGGTGCCGTTATCCGTCTTCTTTGGAGGCGTTAAAATGATGATACCTAATATGGTGAAATATCCAATTCTTATGTTACCAATATTAACGACAGCCATTGTATCAGGTTTGGTATCAGCATTAGTAGGTATTCATGGAACGAAAGAGTCAGCTGGATTTGGTTTTATAGGAATGGTAGGACCGATTAATGCATTTAAATTTATGGAGGTTGATTCTGCTTGGTTGAGTGTCTTACTAATTGTAGTAGCGTTCTTTGTTGTACCATTTGTAACAGCTTGGCTTGCAGATATCATTTATCGTAAAGTGTTTCGTTTATATACTAATGATATTTTTAAATTCATGGGATAA
- a CDS encoding NmrA/HSCARG family protein, whose translation MKDILVIGATGKQGNAVVKQLLEDGWYVSALTRNKNNRKLSDIGHPHLSIVEGDLSDNVSLQSAMKGKYGLYSIQPIVKDDVSEELRQGMKIIEIAEQENIQHIVYSTAGGVNRNRTGPHFEVLAKIENRLMESNINATVIKPSFFMDNFLRIAKVEDERITLPEFINPNIKFTMISSIDIAKIASYIFAHPQSFTHQSIEIGSDEVTLSEAATIFSEVTGKSTVIEGEFVSGVAEKQWLEEKGYEVDFELMAEINPTRLSLSDWLKVQNYNK comes from the coding sequence ATGAAAGATATTTTAGTAATAGGCGCAACAGGGAAGCAAGGTAATGCAGTTGTAAAACAGTTGTTAGAGGATGGATGGTATGTAAGTGCATTAACTAGAAATAAGAATAATCGTAAACTTTCAGACATAGGACATCCGCATTTATCAATCGTTGAAGGTGATCTGAGTGATAATGTTAGTTTGCAATCAGCGATGAAAGGTAAGTATGGCTTATACAGTATTCAGCCAATCGTTAAAGATGATGTTAGCGAAGAATTAAGACAAGGTATGAAGATAATTGAAATAGCTGAGCAAGAAAATATTCAACATATTGTGTATAGTACTGCGGGAGGGGTTAATCGAAATCGAACTGGCCCACACTTTGAAGTACTAGCAAAAATAGAAAATAGATTAATGGAATCTAATATAAATGCAACAGTTATCAAACCATCATTCTTTATGGATAATTTTTTACGCATTGCTAAAGTCGAAGATGAACGTATTACATTACCAGAATTTATTAATCCGAATATAAAATTCACAATGATTTCTTCTATTGATATAGCTAAAATTGCATCGTATATTTTTGCACATCCACAAAGCTTTACGCATCAATCAATAGAGATTGGTTCCGATGAAGTTACATTAAGTGAAGCAGCAACAATTTTTAGTGAAGTGACAGGTAAATCTACTGTTATAGAAGGAGAATTTGTTAGTGGTGTTGCAGAAAAGCAATGGTTGGAAGAAAAAGGTTATGAAGTAGACTTTGAATTAATGGCTGAAATAAATCCAACAAGATTATCATTAAGTGATTGGCTTAAAGTCCAAAACTATAATAAGTAA
- a CDS encoding VOC family protein translates to MIQSMWFNLHVQDLEKSAQFYKALGFKINRNPQMLDKMVGIQIGQTTVILIENKHFQNVSQQSLNTEPNEVMISLGVNTNEEVDQLVNKVKEAGGTVVQEPTVSQGFYGAMFKDLDGHHFNFLVC, encoded by the coding sequence ATGATTCAATCAATGTGGTTTAATTTGCATGTGCAAGATTTAGAAAAGAGCGCACAGTTTTATAAAGCGTTAGGATTTAAAATAAATAGAAACCCACAAATGTTAGATAAAATGGTCGGCATTCAAATAGGTCAAACAACCGTAATTTTAATAGAAAACAAGCATTTTCAAAATGTAAGTCAGCAAAGCCTTAATACTGAACCAAATGAAGTGATGATTTCTCTAGGTGTGAACACAAATGAAGAAGTTGACCAGTTGGTGAATAAAGTGAAAGAAGCGGGTGGCACAGTCGTTCAAGAACCAACAGTAAGCCAAGGGTTTTATGGAGCAATGTTCAAAGATCTTGATGGACACCATTTTAATTTTTTGGTCTGCTAA
- a CDS encoding DUF896 domain-containing protein: MKILDRINELANKEKVQPLTVAEKQEQHALRQDYLSMIRGQVLTTFSTIKVVDPIGQDVTPDKVYDLRQQYGYIQN, from the coding sequence ATGAAAATTTTAGATAGAATTAATGAACTTGCAAATAAAGAAAAAGTACAACCACTTACTGTAGCTGAAAAACAAGAACAACATGCATTGCGTCAAGACTACTTAAGCATGATCCGAGGACAAGTATTAACAACATTTTCCACAATAAAAGTGGTTGATCCAATCGGTCAGGATGTCACACCAGATAAAGTTTATGATCTTCGCCAACAATACGGTTATATTCAAAATTAA
- a CDS encoding acyltransferase family protein: MDTKDFKRLEKMYSPRYLPGLDGLRAFAVIGIIIYHLNAQWLSGGFLGVDTFFVISGYLITSLLISEYYRTQKIDLLEFWKRRLKRLIPAVLFLICVVLTFTLIFKPELIIQMKRDAIAAIFYVSNWWYISQNVDYFNQFAIEPLKHLWSLAIEEQFYLLFPLVITFLLHRFKPRNIIQTLFIVSLISLGLMIVIHFITGDNSRVYFGTDTRLQTLLLGCILAFIWPPFALKKDISKKIVVSLDIIGISGFAVLMTLFFIVGDQDQWIYNGGFYIISFATLFIIAIAVHPSSLFAKFLSMKPLLIIGKRSYSLYLWHYPIIVFVNSYYVQGQIPVYVYIIEILLTALMAEISYRFIETPIRKKGFKAFAFLPKKKGQFARTVLVILLLVPSIVVLSGQFDALGKQHEAEKKEKKTEFKTTKKKVVKKDKQEDKQTANSKEDIKKSSPLLIGDSVMVDIGNVFTKKIPNAQIDGKVGRQLVDATPIVKSQYKDYAKKGQKVVVELGTNGAFTKDQLNELLDSFGKADIYLVSIRVPRDYEGRINKLIYEAAEKRSNVHLVDWYKASAGHPEYFAYDGIHLEYAGSKALTDLIVKTMETHATNKK; this comes from the coding sequence ATGGATACAAAAGACTTTAAACGTTTAGAAAAAATGTATTCCCCGCGATACTTACCTGGATTAGATGGATTGAGGGCATTCGCAGTTATAGGAATCATTATTTATCACTTGAATGCACAATGGTTAAGTGGGGGCTTTTTAGGAGTAGATACATTCTTCGTTATTTCAGGTTATTTAATAACAAGTTTGTTGATAAGTGAGTATTATCGGACGCAAAAAATCGATTTGCTAGAGTTTTGGAAGCGACGATTGAAACGACTCATTCCGGCAGTGTTATTTTTAATCTGTGTCGTGCTTACGTTCACACTGATATTTAAACCGGAATTGATTATACAAATGAAACGAGATGCTATTGCAGCTATATTCTATGTTTCAAACTGGTGGTACATTTCACAGAATGTAGATTATTTTAACCAATTTGCTATTGAACCACTCAAACATTTATGGTCTTTAGCCATTGAAGAACAATTTTACTTGCTTTTCCCATTGGTTATCACGTTCTTATTACATAGATTTAAACCGAGAAATATTATTCAAACGCTATTTATTGTATCGTTGATTTCTTTAGGACTTATGATAGTGATTCATTTCATCACTGGAGATAATTCACGTGTGTATTTTGGGACAGATACACGACTGCAAACTTTATTGCTTGGTTGTATATTAGCATTTATTTGGCCTCCGTTTGCTTTGAAAAAAGATATTTCTAAAAAGATTGTCGTATCATTAGATATTATAGGGATATCTGGTTTTGCGGTTCTAATGACTTTGTTCTTTATAGTTGGAGACCAAGATCAATGGATCTATAATGGAGGATTTTACATTATATCATTTGCAACTTTATTCATTATTGCAATTGCGGTACATCCTTCTAGTTTATTTGCTAAATTTTTAAGTATGAAACCTTTACTAATTATAGGTAAACGATCATATAGCTTATACTTATGGCATTATCCTATCATTGTTTTTGTGAACAGTTATTACGTACAAGGACAAATACCGGTATACGTTTATATTATAGAAATTTTGTTAACAGCGTTAATGGCTGAAATTTCGTATCGCTTTATTGAAACACCTATACGTAAAAAAGGATTTAAAGCTTTTGCATTTTTACCTAAAAAGAAGGGGCAATTTGCTAGAACAGTGTTAGTTATCCTATTATTGGTTCCGTCTATCGTTGTGCTCAGTGGACAGTTTGATGCACTTGGCAAACAACATGAAGCCGAGAAGAAAGAGAAGAAGACGGAATTTAAAACAACGAAGAAAAAAGTCGTTAAAAAAGATAAGCAAGAGGATAAGCAGACAGCGAATAGCAAAGAGGATATTAAAAAGTCATCACCACTATTAATTGGTGACTCGGTCATGGTGGATATTGGTAATGTCTTTACTAAGAAAATACCAAATGCACAAATTGATGGTAAAGTTGGACGGCAACTCGTTGATGCTACACCAATTGTGAAATCGCAATATAAAGACTATGCTAAAAAAGGTCAAAAAGTTGTAGTAGAGCTTGGTACAAATGGGGCATTTACGAAAGATCAATTAAATGAACTATTGGATAGTTTTGGAAAAGCAGACATATATTTAGTTTCTATTAGAGTACCTAGAGATTATGAAGGTAGAATAAATAAATTAATTTATGAGGCAGCTGAAAAGCGCTCTAATGTACATCTAGTCGATTGGTATAAAGCTTCTGCAGGTCATCCGGAATACTTTGCATATGACGGTATTCACTTAGAATATGCAGGTAGTAAAGCGCTGACTGATTTGATTGTAAAAACGATGGAAACACATGCTACAAATAAGAAATAA